A region of Solanum dulcamara chromosome 7, daSolDulc1.2, whole genome shotgun sequence DNA encodes the following proteins:
- the LOC129895223 gene encoding scarecrow-like protein 8, whose protein sequence is MSSGFTGEFYGAGGINNGRSTTINNNNSLRPQVQLSGILPDPVTQIVHQGRPNLMGKRSLAEFQQQQQLQFLHLQQQQQQKQQQQQQQMLLLHHHQQQQQGLGFYLRNVKPRSYQQSSPMSPLSPVDFSVAAAAASSISSEFSSNSNVTTMMNTRHPLPVLHQLRSQPGLLTPGIQNYSTGVSSLNPVQNRATVGVQELLSQESDKKMMNCLQELEKQLLDDNDEEEGDTVSVVTNNEWSETIQNLISPCQNQNQNQIQKLASLSPSSSTSSCASSTESPSISCPKQSLIEAATAISEGKNDVAVEILTRLARFANIRGTSDQRLTAYMVSALRSRVNPGDYPPPVLELHSREHTDTTQNLYEVSPCFKLGFMAANLAILEAVDDHPFNKLHVIDFDIGQGGQYLHLLHALAAKKSDKPAVLKITAFTEQAGGVDERLNSIGVELKSVANRVGVCLYFNVMACKVTDLSREKLGLEPDDALAVNFAFKLYRLPDESVTTENLRDELLRRVKGLSPKVVTVVEQEMNGNTAPFLARVNEACGHYGAIFDSLDATVSRDNMDRVRIEEGLSRKISNSVACEGRDRVERCEVFGKWRARMSMAGFGPRPVSPLVANSLRSKLNSGTRGNPGFTVNEQSGGICFGWMGRTLTVASAWR, encoded by the coding sequence ATGTCGTCAGGTTTTACCGGCGAGTTCTACGGTGCCGGTGGGATCAACAATGGAAGATCTACTACCATTAACAACAATAACTCACTAAGGCCTCAAGTTCAACTTTCTGGAATTTTGCCCGACCCAGTTACCCAGATCGTTCATCAAGGAAGACCCAATTTGATGGGGAAACGATCTCTTGCGGAGtttcaacaacaacagcaattGCAATTTCTACATctacagcagcagcagcagcaaaaacaacagcaacagcagcagcagATGTTACtacttcatcatcatcaacaacaacagcaaGGACTTGGGTTTTATCTCCGTAACGTAAAGCCCAGAAGTTATCAGCAATCTTCTCCTATGTCTCCTCTCTCCCCTGTAGATTTTTCTGTTGCCGCTGCTGCTGCTTCTTCAATTTCATCTGAATTCTCTTCAAATTCTAATGTTACCACGATGATGAACACGCGCCACCCTCTCCCTGTTCTGCATCAACTCCGGTCACAGCCCGGGCTTCTTACTCCGGGTATTCAGAATTATTCTACAGGGGTTTCTTCTCTAAATCCGGTTCAAAACAGAGCAACCGTAGGAGTACAGGAATTGTTGTCACAAGAATCGGACAAAAAGATGATGAATTGTCTTCAAGAGCTTGAGAAACAGCTCCTAGACGACAACGACGAAGAGGAAGGCGATACAGTTTCCGTTGTCACCAACAACGAATGGTCGGAGACAATACAGAATCTGATTAGCCCGTGTCAGAATCAGAACCAGAACCAAATTCAGAAACTGGCATCACTATCTCCATCCTCTTCGACTTCTTCATGTGCTTCTTCCACAGAATCTCCGTCAATATCTTGTCCCAAACAGTCTCTAATAGAGGCTGCTACAGCAATATCCGAAGGAAAAAACGACGTCGCAGTAGAGATCCTCACGCGCTTAGCACGATTTGCCAACATCAGAGGTACCTCCGACCAGCGGCTAACGGCATACATGGTTTCAGCTCTCCGGTCGCGCGTGAACCCCGGCGATTACCCACCGCCGGTTCTTGAGTTGCACAGCAGAGAACATACAGATACTACTCAGAATCTATACGAGGTATCCCCCTGTTTCAAGCTCGGTTTCATGGCTGCCAATCTAGCAATTCTTGAAGCTGTAGATGACCACCCATTTAACAAGCTTCACGTCATTGATTTTGACATCGGCCAAGGCGGACAGTACTTGCATTTACTGCATGCACTGGCTGCCAAGAAATCAGATAAGCCAGCCGTTTTAAAAATCACGGCTTTCACAGAGCAAGCAGGCGGAGTTGACGAGAGACTCAATTCTATCGGCGTCGAGCTGAAATCCGTCGCTAATCGAGTCGGAGTTTGCCTATATTTCAACGTAATGGCTTGTAAAGTTACGGATTTGAGTCGGGAAAAATTAGGCCTTGAACCTGACGATGCACTAGCAGTGAATTTCGCATTCAAATTGTACAGATTACCCGACGAGAGCGTAACAACGGAGAACCTCCGTGACGAGCTTCTGCGGCGAGTGAAAGGGTTATCGCCGAAGGTGGTAACGGTGGTTGAGCAAGAGATGAACGGTAACACAGCGCCGTTTCTGGCGCGTGTGAACGAAGCGTGTGGGCATTACGGTGCAATATTCGACTCGCTGGATGCAACTGTGTCAAGGGATAACATGGACCGAGTTAGGATCGAAGAGGGACTGAGTCGGAAAATTTCTAACTCGGTAGCGTGCGAAGGGAGGGACCGTGTTGAAAGATGCGAGGTGTTTGGGAAGTGGAGGGCCCGTATGAGCATGGCCGGGTTCGGGCCGAGGCCCGTTAGTCCACTCGTGGCGAACTCTTTACGTTCGAAACTCAACTCGGGTACACGTGGCAACCCGGGCTTCACCGTGAATGAACAAAGTGGAGGTATCTGCTTTGGTTGGATGGGACGAACTCTCACCGTCGCATCAGCTTGGCGTTAA